One Equus caballus isolate H_3958 breed thoroughbred chromosome 17, TB-T2T, whole genome shotgun sequence DNA window includes the following coding sequences:
- the METTL21C gene encoding protein-lysine methyltransferase METTL21C, translating to MDVCLSSEQQPGHLNEGPSTPDGWLEAKEEGALHEDGTGGPPGESNKIEPSLQSLQKFVPTDYASYTQEHYLFAGKKIVIQESIESYGAVVWPGATALCQYLEEHTEELNLQDAKILEIGAGPGLVSIVASILGAQVTATDLPDVLGNLQYNLLKNTLKCTAHLPEVKELVWGEGLEQNFPKSSFYYDYILASDVVYHHYFLDKLLTTMVYLCQPGTVLLWANKFRFSTDYEFLDKFKQVFDTTLLAEFPEASVKLFKGTLRWD from the exons ATGGATGTGTGTCTGAGCTCCGAGCAGCAGCCCGGGCACCTGAACGAAGGACCGAGCACCCCAGATGGCTGGTTAGAGGCGAAGGAGGAGGGGGCGCTCCACGAAGATGGCACCGGCGGACCCCCAGGAG AGTCTAACAAGATAGAACCATCTCTTCAGAGTCTCCAGAAATTTGTTCCTACTGATTATGCCAGCTACACTCAGGAGCACTATCTGTTTGCAGGCAAGAAGATTGTCATTCAAGAATCGATAGAGAGTTACGGAGCGGTGGTGTGGCCAGGG GCAACGGCTCTGTGTCAGTATTTGGAGGAACACACAGAGGAACTGAATCTCCAAGATGCTAAAATACTTGAAATTGGTGCTGGACCAGGCCTTGTTTCCATTGTGGCCAGTATTTTag gAGCTCAAGTCACAGCAACGGATTTGCCCGATGTCCTAGGAAACCTTCAATACAATCTTTTAAAGAACACACTAAAATGTACAGCACATCTGCCTGAAGTGAAAGAACTGGTGTGGGGAGAGGGCTTGGAACAAAACTTCCCCAAGTCAAGTTTTTATTACGATTACATTCTGGCCTCTGACGTGGTCTACCACCATTACTTCCTGGACAAGCTGCTCACCACCATGGTGTACCTTTGTCAGCCAGGGACGGTGTTGCTTTGGGCAAACAAGTTCAGATTCAGCACCGATTATGAATTTTTAGATAAATTCAAGCAAGTTTTTGATACAACACTCTTGGCCGAATTTCCAGAGGCATCAGTCAAACTTTTTAAAGGAACACTAAGATGGGACTAA